A window of the Henckelia pumila isolate YLH828 chromosome 3, ASM3356847v2, whole genome shotgun sequence genome harbors these coding sequences:
- the LOC140889279 gene encoding uncharacterized protein — MAVGNGQIARVCGICTQVGHATDMCPTLQEGSTEQVNAAGGFAGPPQQKYDPYSNTYNPGWRDHPNLRYGNPSANQAYRPPYPPPQRPPIPTPVVNPKENLSAITLRSGNELQIQDRLVKEPVETEREKESKVKEREPIPKEAPRALKDSRKNEGIKELYETFRRCEVNIPLLDAIKQVSAVIQRKVPTKCKDPGMFSIPCQIGGVQLDTTMLDLGASINVMPYSVYASLNLGPFNETDIVIQMGDRSTIFPRGLLEDVLVEVGDLVFPADFYVLDMKSNELNSPILLGRPFFKTSKSIIDVDNGNLTMEFDGKIAKFDIFDTLKIPARESVVNILVTPAEIYTAKNFFSDMQALKTATKFPPDNAKRMPMRKEKRGQGASTSKKLTQQMLGTKFFGKCFKWVKVDKGTKFKPP; from the exons atggctgtagggaatggacagattGCAAGGGTATGTGGAATTTGCACTCAAGTgggacatgcaactgacatgtgtcccactctTCAAGAGGGATCTACGGAGCAAGTCAATGCAGCAGGAGGATTTGCAGGGCCACCTCAGCAGAAGTATGATCCTTACTCtaacacatacaatccaggtTGGAGGGATCATCCAAACCTCAGATATGGCAATCCTTCAGCaaatcaagcttataggccgCCGTACCCTCCACCACAGCGTCCTCCGATTCCTACGCCAG TGGTGAATCCGAAGGAGAACTTGAGTGCTATCACTTTGAGGAGTGGAAATGAACTGCAGATTCAAGACAGATTGGTCAAAGAACCGGTAGAGACTGAAAGGGAAAAAGAATCTAAGGTGAAGGAGCGTGAGCCCATTCCTAAAGAAGCACcgagag ctttAAAGGACTCTAGGAAAAATGAGGGGATAAAGGAgctctatgaaacttttcgtagatgcgaGGTAAACATTCCactgttagatgctattaagcaa gtTTCTGCCGTTATTCAAAGAAAGGTACCGacaaaatgcaaggacccaGGTATGTTCTCGATTCCATGTCAAATAGGAGGTGTTCAGCTTGATACAACCatgctagatttaggagcatctATTAACGTCATgccatactctgtttatgcttccttaaatcTTGGGCCTTTCAATGAAACTGATATTGTTATCCAAATGGGTGATCGATCTACTATTTTTCCAAGGGGTTTGTTAGAAGATGTTTTAGTAGAAGTTGGTGACTTGGTCTTTCCTGCTGATTTCTATGTTCTTGACATGAAAAGTAATGAATTGAATAGTCCTATTTTATTAGGAAgaccattttttaaaacttctaaGTCTATCATAGATGTTGATAACGGTAATCTCACGATGGAATTCGATGGAAAAATTgctaaatttgatatttttgataccctgaAAATTCCTGCCcgtgaaagtgttgttaatatTCTTGTAACACCTGCTGAAATTTATACTGCTAAAAACTTTTTCTCTGATATGCAGGCACTAAAAACTGCGACAAAATTTCCTCCTGATAACGCGAAAAGGATGCCCATGAGAAAAGAGAAACGGGGTCAAGGAGCTAGCACCTCCAAGAAATTGACGCAGCAAATGCTTGGGAcaaaattttttggaaaatgttttaaatgggtgaaggtggacaaaGGAACCAAATTTAAACCACCCTGA